The Bacillus zhangzhouensis region CGCTAATCGGAAATTCATCGTACCGTTTAATAAATCCTTCTACAAGCTCTGGTGTATAGCTTGATCCTCCGCCAATTGTGACAACCTTTAATCCTTTTGCCATGTTCTGCACCTCCGAATAATGTAACGCGCAATGTTATAATAGAGAAAAGCCAATTTTTTTTGTTTTGTACATCTATAGCTTATCGTGAGAGCATCCAGTGCGTAAATGACTTCAGCGTTTTTAGGCAAGGGTGTCTCAATTAGGGATTTGTTACATAAAAGAAACACATTGTGCCATTTTTGGAGAAAGGGGAAGTCAGATGTTTTCAAGTGAAGTCATTTCCCGCTTTAATGAACTAGAATGCGCTTTATACCGATATATCATGGAAAACAGTGAAAAGGTCGTGTACATGAGAATTCGAGACCTTGCAGATGCTGCACATATTTCTACCTCGTCTGTCCTTCGCTTTTGCCGAAAAGTAAATTGTGAAGGCTTTTCAGAGTTTAAAGTGAAGCTCAAAATGTATTTAGAATCAGAGCAGACACCTTCTTTAAAAAGCACACATCACTTTCTATATGAATTTATTGAACGAACATTGAAGGGAGATTTTGAGGGGAAAATTAAGGAGGCAGCGAAGCTCATTGCTGAGGCAAAAAATGTGCTGTTTATCGGGACTGGCAGTTCTGGTATTTTGGCGCAGTATGGGGCGAGGTACTTTTCAAGTCTTGAGAAATTTTCATTTTACATCAATGATCCGTTTTTCCCGATGAATATGCAGTATTTAGACAATAGTGTCACCATTGTGCTGTCAGTATCAGGAGAGAACAGTATTACGATCGATCATATTTCGAAGTTAAAAAGAGAAGGCAGCAAGATCATTAGTATTACGAATAATCAGCACTGCACGATTTCGCGCATTTCAGATTTAAATATTGCCTACTACGTCACAGATGAGCGGGTACACAGAGCCAATATCACCACACAGACGCCAGTTGTGTATATTTTAGAAGCGATGGCGCGTGATATGTTCGCAATATTAAAAGAAAAGTAAAAGAGCGGCTGCATACAACAGCTGCTCTCTTTTTTCTGCTTCATAAAAGCAAGGATGGCAATGCCGGAACATGGTTTGATCGCACTTGTGATGCTGCTTTTAATCCAGCTGCTGTCAACAATCTTAACGACATTAACGGATACGCTTGCTTTTCAAAAAGCCTCTGCTCAAACAGATAAAAATCGCTTCCTCGCAAGCTATTTCTTTGTTCAAGATATGGGAGCGGCTTTAGGGCCTTTGTGGGGGTATACGATGATTCAGTTTTTTGGATTAAGCAGCGTCTTTTGGCTGATGCTCATCATAAGCTTATTGCTTGTCAGCATGTGGGCAAGAGACTGGGAGCTGCATGTTTCTTCTGATCCAGTGTAATAAATCCAGCCTTATAAAAAACTGCCTCATGCGCTGAATACGAGAGGCAGTCATGGTTTCTTATTCTACATCTGAATCATAGGCTTTTTGTGTCAGCTGGTTGACAACCTCTTTTAATCCATTTGGTTTATGAAACTCAACAGGTGTGCTTCCTTTTTCGAAGACGATTTGGTCTGCTTCAACGAGCACGACATATCGATTGTTGAGCTTTGCAATATGGATCGAGTGGCCAAAGTCTGCTAGTAGGCCTTTCATTTCCGTTTCGCCTAGACGCATTTTCATTGTGATATCAGGGGTTTGTTCAACAATATGGGAGGCCGCTAGTGTGACCTGCTCTGTATCGAGTGTTTCTCTAATTTCCCGCTTTTCACTCGCTTCCCATATTTCAAGATCCTCTTCAAACTGCTTTAATTCTTCACTTTCATCCTGTAATGTTTCAAAAACCTGTTCCTGTACCATATTCATGACCTGTGATTTCATAATTTCAGGCATGGATTCACCGTATTCGACGAACTTCAAAAAGTCCTCAAAATAACGAGCGTGTGAGGATTGGTGAATTTTCACTTCAGCTTCCTCTGTCATGCCCTCTTCTGGCATAAACGGATATTGAATCGATTTCATGTTTTTTGTCGTAATGGCCATTTCGACTTTTCTGATCAAGGTAGATGTATCAGCGATAGAAGCCACTTTTTGTTCGAAATCGCATTTCATAATAAAGACAAAGGAATCATCGAAATACTTTTTAGGAACGGCAGAAGCAACTAAAAAAACGCCGCCTCTGACAGCACTTGTGTCTAAATATGTGCGAACAAACTGTTCACTGTATTCATTAAACAATTCTTTTGTATCTGCAAATCTCGTTTGATGAAATAGATTGTAGTTTGGATTTGAATCGAGCTCATGACCGGGTTCTACAATAAATCGGCCAATTTTGGTCGGTACTTGTTCAGATTTAGGGTGTCTGTCTACTTTTCGTTTGACGATTTTTTTCAGTTCACCGTCTAAAAAGTCCTTCAGCTCACTTTGTTCAAATTCCTCTTGATCCAGTGTTTGATAATGTTTAAATCGCTTATTTGCTTGTTCATCTTTGCCTTCAATTTCCACGACAAAGAATGATAGAAATCGTATCGTAAAATCCATTGATTGGTCACCACTTTTTCTTCTTCGGATATGTTGAGTATAGAAAAAGGAGTGAAAATCGTCAACGAATGGAGAAATATCGTGTCATTATTTCCCGAGAAATGTTTATTGAAAAACACTTGATAGAATGATAAAAGAAAAAAAGGAATCAGCCAGTTCCTTCATCTCAGAGATAAATCGTTTATTTTGTTTCAAATGTTTCGCAATCAGTTTCAGCATTGCGAGTCACTTTAGTCATCGTGTTTTACCAATTTCAATGGTAGAGGCGGTACAGCTGTTTTCAGCCCAAAAACGGCAAGAGTTCACTTCACAAAGAACGTTTGGTGCCATGGGAATGATTCATATTGAGAATGAAACAAGCTGCCACTTGAATTCATTCGATTTAGTCGTCTCTTTGTAGAAAGAGGCTGTTTGTGCTGGTTATGCACATGTTCATCGTACCATTTACCCTGAAAATATACTATTTAAACATTGGAAGAGCGAGAATATGAATCTGCTCTTTGTAAAAATAGTTAAATGCTAAGTGGCACACTCTCTCATTTCGACATATGAATAGAGTAGATTCAAAACCTGATGTCGGACAAAGTATGAGGGTACATGTACTGATTTTCCGCATAAAGATAGGGTTTTTAATCAAAAATCTTCATAGAGAGATGAGGGGAGAAGATGAAAGCAGTCATTCTCTGCGGAGGAAAGGGAACGAGAATGAGTGAGGTCACACAAGCGCTTCCTAAACCACTAGCTATGATTGGAGACCGGCCTATTCTATGGCATATTATGAAAATCTATCAGTATTACGGTGTAGACGAATTTATCCTATTGCTTGGATATAAAGGAGAGAAGATCAAAGAGTACTTTCTGAACTACGACTGGCAGCATCACAGCATGCAGCTCGATATGTCGACAGGAGGAATGAAACTTTTAGGGAAATCGGAGAACTGGAAAATCACCTTTTTAGATACGGGTGAGGATACAATGACAGGCGGACGATTAAAGCAGGCACAGGATTACATTGGTGATGAGACCTTTATGATGACGTATGGTGATGGACTGGCCAATATTAATATGTTTCATTTGCTTAAGCGTCATCAAGATTTTGGAGCAGCTGCGACTGTCACAGGCATTAAAAAGAAGTCCCAGTACGGGACATTGAAGGTGTATAACGGGATGGCACAATCCTTCTCTGAGAAGACAGACAGTATCGGGATGATCAATGGAGGATTTTTTGTGTTGTCTCCAAAGGTATTTGATTATTTGACAGATGATGATCAATGCGTGTTTGAAGCGGAGCCGCTTCAAAACCTGGCGGATGATGGAGAGCTTGCCGTTTATGAGCATCACGGATTTTGGACAGCAATTGATACGTATAAAAATCTGAAGGAAATCAACGACATGTGGACAGACGGAAAACAACCATGGAAGGTTTGGTGACGGCATGAGCGAATTTTGGAATGGAAAGAACGTATTTGTAACTGGATGTACAGGGCTGTTAGGGAGCTATCTCGTCAAGGAATTAATTGATCAAGGGGCAAACGTGACTGGACTTGTGCGTGATCAGGTGCCTCGATCAAATTTATATCAAGGCAGTCAATTTGAAAAAATGAATGTGGTGCAAGGCGCATTAGAGGATATGCAAACGATTGAGCGTGCGTTAGGAGAATATGAAATTGATACCGTCTTCCATTTGGCTGCCCAAGCCATTGTTGGAGTCGCAAATAGACATCCTGTTTCTACATTTGAAGCGAATATATTAGGGACATGGAATGTGCTGGAGGCTTGCAGAAGACAGCCGTTGATCAAACGAGTGATCGTGGCATCAAGTGACAAAGCATACGGTGATCAAGAGCAGCTGCCATATGATGAAGACATGCCGTTAAACGGGAAACATCCATATGATGTTTCGAAGAGCTGTGCAGATCTTATTTCTTATACGTACTACAACACATATGGTCTTCCGGTTTGTATTACTCGCTGCGGTAATTTATATGGAGGCGGAGATTTGAATTTCAACAGAATCATCCCGCAAACCATTCAGCTTGTGTTAGAAGGAAAGACGCCGGAAATTAGAAGTGACGGGACATTTATTCGTGATTACTTCTACATTGAAGATGCGGTTAAGGCTTATTTGCTGCTAGCTGAGAAGATGGAGGAAAAAGGGCTGGCGGGAGAAGCTTTTAACTTTAGTAACGAGATTCAGCTGACAGTGCTTGAGCTTGTGGATAAGATTTTAAAGGCAATGGGAAGTGAGCTGAAGCCTCGTATTCTCAACCAAGGAACACATGAAATTAAGCATCAATATTTATCGGCAGAAAAAGCGAGAAAGCTGCTTGATTGGAAGCCTGATTACTCCATTGATGAAGGCTTAGAGAAGACGATTGAATGGTACCGCAAATTCTTTCAAAAATAGAGGTGTAAATAGATGAACAGCATATATTGTACGGTTCTTTCAAGTGGAAGACTTTATCAAGCCATTGCGTTATTCTTATCGTTGAAGCAAGTAGAAGATGATGCTGTCATCAAGACGTTATGTATGGATGATGCTGCATTTGATTTGCTTCATCAAATGAATTTCCCCCATGTGGATCTTGTTCATGTACGGGAGCTCGAAACACCAGAGCTGCTGGAGAAAAAAGAGGAACGGGATGCATCGGAATATTGCTGGACCTTAAAGCCGGTTTGGATTGAGTGGTTATTTGAACAGGAGCAGGCAGAGAGCGTGACCTATCTTGATGCGGATTTGTTCTTTTATGAGAGCCCTCAGGTTATTTTTCAACATCAGCCGAATGCCTCTGTTTTAATTTCGAGAGGGGATATTGTTATTCCCAGCTTTGATACAGAGGAAGTAAAGATGCTTCAGAAGCTTTTAGGACGGTATAACTCAGGCTTTCTGCATTTTAAAGGAGATAAAGCCGGACGAAAATGCCTCAGCTGGTGGAAAGAAGAATGCTTAAAAGAATGTAAAAATGCGCCGGGAGAAGGCAAGTTTGGCGATCAAGGATATCTGGATCATATGCCGAGGCTGTTTGACAAAGTAGAAGATATTGAGACAAAAGGTGTGAATATTGGTCACTGGAACTATGGACAGCATTCTTATCGGGAGG contains the following coding sequences:
- a CDS encoding GDP-mannose 4,6-dehydratase, which gives rise to MSEFWNGKNVFVTGCTGLLGSYLVKELIDQGANVTGLVRDQVPRSNLYQGSQFEKMNVVQGALEDMQTIERALGEYEIDTVFHLAAQAIVGVANRHPVSTFEANILGTWNVLEACRRQPLIKRVIVASSDKAYGDQEQLPYDEDMPLNGKHPYDVSKSCADLISYTYYNTYGLPVCITRCGNLYGGGDLNFNRIIPQTIQLVLEGKTPEIRSDGTFIRDYFYIEDAVKAYLLLAEKMEEKGLAGEAFNFSNEIQLTVLELVDKILKAMGSELKPRILNQGTHEIKHQYLSAEKARKLLDWKPDYSIDEGLEKTIEWYRKFFQK
- the rfbF gene encoding glucose-1-phosphate cytidylyltransferase; the protein is MKAVILCGGKGTRMSEVTQALPKPLAMIGDRPILWHIMKIYQYYGVDEFILLLGYKGEKIKEYFLNYDWQHHSMQLDMSTGGMKLLGKSENWKITFLDTGEDTMTGGRLKQAQDYIGDETFMMTYGDGLANINMFHLLKRHQDFGAAATVTGIKKKSQYGTLKVYNGMAQSFSEKTDSIGMINGGFFVLSPKVFDYLTDDDQCVFEAEPLQNLADDGELAVYEHHGFWTAIDTYKNLKEINDMWTDGKQPWKVW
- a CDS encoding MurR/RpiR family transcriptional regulator, translated to MFSSEVISRFNELECALYRYIMENSEKVVYMRIRDLADAAHISTSSVLRFCRKVNCEGFSEFKVKLKMYLESEQTPSLKSTHHFLYEFIERTLKGDFEGKIKEAAKLIAEAKNVLFIGTGSSGILAQYGARYFSSLEKFSFYINDPFFPMNMQYLDNSVTIVLSVSGENSITIDHISKLKREGSKIISITNNQHCTISRISDLNIAYYVTDERVHRANITTQTPVVYILEAMARDMFAILKEK
- a CDS encoding DUF3900 domain-containing protein; this encodes MDFTIRFLSFFVVEIEGKDEQANKRFKHYQTLDQEEFEQSELKDFLDGELKKIVKRKVDRHPKSEQVPTKIGRFIVEPGHELDSNPNYNLFHQTRFADTKELFNEYSEQFVRTYLDTSAVRGGVFLVASAVPKKYFDDSFVFIMKCDFEQKVASIADTSTLIRKVEMAITTKNMKSIQYPFMPEEGMTEEAEVKIHQSSHARYFEDFLKFVEYGESMPEIMKSQVMNMVQEQVFETLQDESEELKQFEEDLEIWEASEKREIRETLDTEQVTLAASHIVEQTPDITMKMRLGETEMKGLLADFGHSIHIAKLNNRYVVLVEADQIVFEKGSTPVEFHKPNGLKEVVNQLTQKAYDSDVE
- a CDS encoding putative nucleotide-diphospho-sugar transferase, which encodes MNSIYCTVLSSGRLYQAIALFLSLKQVEDDAVIKTLCMDDAAFDLLHQMNFPHVDLVHVRELETPELLEKKEERDASEYCWTLKPVWIEWLFEQEQAESVTYLDADLFFYESPQVIFQHQPNASVLISRGDIVIPSFDTEEVKMLQKLLGRYNSGFLHFKGDKAGRKCLSWWKEECLKECKNAPGEGKFGDQGYLDHMPRLFDKVEDIETKGVNIGHWNYGQHSYREENGRILLEDGHPLICYHFSGFRIVSKDEMQQIHEKGRNDLPFFQEAYREVLRHVIESVEQVDPLFNGYAKREEDDA